The Formosa sp. Hel1_33_131 genome window below encodes:
- a CDS encoding exodeoxyribonuclease III has product MKIISYNVNGIRAALKKGFIDWLKSADPDVICLQEIKAQEDQLDLSVFEAAGYAYNYWFSAQKKGYSGVAILSKTKPTNVVFGTGIESMDFEGRNIRADFDGVSVMSLYLPSGTNLARLEHKLEYMDLFQGYINTLKKEVPNLVVCGDYNICHEAIDIHDPVRNKNVSGFLPEERAWMTQFLNNGFVDAFREFNTEPDNYSWWSYRANSRANNKGWRLDYTLVSQPLQEKLKRAVILSEAVHSDHCPVLVELQ; this is encoded by the coding sequence ATGAAAATTATTTCTTACAACGTTAACGGGATTCGAGCTGCGCTCAAAAAAGGGTTTATAGATTGGCTAAAAAGTGCCGATCCAGACGTGATCTGTTTACAGGAAATAAAAGCCCAAGAAGACCAACTCGATTTGAGTGTTTTTGAAGCGGCTGGTTATGCTTACAATTATTGGTTCAGTGCACAAAAAAAAGGATACAGCGGCGTGGCTATTTTATCTAAAACCAAACCAACCAATGTGGTGTTTGGAACAGGCATTGAGTCGATGGATTTTGAAGGACGTAACATTCGTGCGGATTTTGATGGCGTTTCAGTGATGAGTTTATACCTGCCCTCCGGAACAAACTTAGCGCGTTTAGAGCACAAACTCGAGTATATGGATTTGTTTCAAGGTTATATAAACACGCTTAAAAAAGAAGTTCCTAATCTTGTTGTTTGTGGCGATTACAATATTTGTCATGAGGCCATTGACATTCATGATCCTGTGAGAAATAAAAATGTATCTGGGTTCCTGCCTGAAGAACGCGCTTGGATGACTCAATTTTTAAACAATGGTTTTGTAGATGCGTTTCGCGAATTTAATACAGAACCTGATAATTATAGTTGGTGGAGCTACCGTGCAAATTCGCGTGCCAATAACAAAGGCTGGCGTTTGGATTATACATTAGTTTCGCAACCATTACAAGAAAAATTAAAACGCGCCGTTATCTTATCTGAAGCGGTGCACAGTGACCACTGTCCTGTTTTAGTTGAATTACAATAA